The DNA region TTGCATCGTCACCGCCTTTTAGCTCTCCTCTTCCCACCGCTAAAAAAGCGGTTGTAACAGTATGTCCTCTTGGATCCCTATGTGGGTCGCTGTATACTCCCACTAGTCCGAGAAGCTCAACATTAAGTCCGGTTTCCTCTTTCGCTTCTCTCACAGCTGCATCTTCCACGCGTTCACCATACTCCACAAATCCGCCAGGCAAAGCCCAATGATCTTTATATGGATAGTTTCTGCGCTTTATAAGCACAATACCCCCATTGTATACTATTACCAAATCTACCGTTAGTCCGATGCATTTGTGAGC from Palaeococcus pacificus DY20341 includes:
- a CDS encoding NUDIX domain-containing protein, producing MERYTFLVKVPKGYDIEEISREVRAFVEEHFGDEVEITAHKCIGLTVDLVIVYNGGIVLIKRRNYPYKDHWALPGGFVEYGERVEDAAVREAKEETGLNVELLGLVGVYSDPHRDPRGHTVTTAFLAVGRGELKGGDDAKEARVFTFQELKEIPLAFDHAEIINDALKLLEENNAKKLISSLR